The following coding sequences lie in one Helicoverpa armigera isolate CAAS_96S chromosome 8, ASM3070526v1, whole genome shotgun sequence genomic window:
- the LOC110372878 gene encoding uncharacterized protein LOC110372878: MPLRKVSSCKKDFIDLLHRMAEIINMQLVDYVVEFGIEEVDIYCAGTYKVQLKGIAGGQKIRKNVVVKWHQESRLRACFRESYRREYIFYKRVVPKLLDVQNLIQNEGIKMKFPNCILASDEYNKEVIAVMGLKEDGYELRDRLCRSDMSYVTLVIKNMAKMHALSFILERTNPTAFEEIARLCNEDVQYREAGPPPKCMKSYYEASVKAVLDENARYKLQQLTPDIRTILYKCTLPDKYSTICHGDCWNNNIMYKHKGRKPVEVIFVDYQLMRLASPVTDISYFLYMSTDGPFLNKHYDQVINIYYGTLTAVLRHCNLDVEDVYPWSIFQKHLKEYSVLGLIEALVSMMIITAPYDDALKMTEMKYEQHDEEVCEDECRHSSLFVERVNGIVDDFFERQYSLDAIFRK, encoded by the exons ATGCCTTTAAGAAAAGTTTCAAGTTGTAAAAAAGATTTCATAGACTTGCTACATCGAATGGCCGAGATAATTAATATGCAGTTAGTTGATTATGTGGTCGAGTTCGGAATCGAAGAGGTTGATATCTATTGTGCTGGGACGTATAAAGTGCAGTTAAAAGGAATCGCTGGTGGTCAGAAAATCAGGAAAAACGTGGTGGTGAAGTGGCATCAAGAGTCGAGGTTACGTGCATGCTTCAGAGAATCTTACAGACGAGAATACATTTTCTACAAACGTGTGGTGCCCAAGCTGCTCGATGTTCAAAACCTTATACAAAACGAAGGTATAAAAATGAAGTTCCCTAACTGCATTTTAGCTAGTGacgaatataataaagaggtgATCGCCGTAATGGGCTTGAAAGAAGATGGATATGAACTTCGTGACCGACTTTGCAGATCAGATATGAGCTATGTTACTCTTGTGATTAAGAATATGGCAAAGATGCACGCGCTGTCATTTATTTTGGAAAGAACGAATCCTACTGCGTTTGAGGAGATAGCTCGACTGTGCAATGAAGATGTACAATACAGAGAGGCCGGACCTCCACCGAAGTGTATGAAGTCGTATTACGAAGCGTCCGTAAAGGCGGTGCTTGATGAAAACGCGAGGTATAAGCTGCAGCAGCTTACTCCAGACATACGGACGATACTATACAAATGTACTCTGCCAGATAAGTACAGCACTATCTGCCATGGTGACTGTTGGAACAACAACATTATGTACAAACATAAG GGCCGCAAGCCCGTGGAAGTGATATTCGTGGACTACCAACTGATGCGGCTCGCTTCACCAGTCACTGACATTTCCTACTTCTTATACATGTCCACCGACGGCCCCTTCCTCAACAAACACTACGATCAAGTCATCAACATATACTACGGCACATTGACAGCGGTCCTACGACATTGCAATTTAGACGTAGAAGATGTCTACCCATGGAGCATTTTCCAGAAACATCTAAAGGAGTATTCGGTCCTCGGGTTAATAGAGGCTCTAGTCTCAATGATGATAATAACAGCGCCGTACGACGACGCCCTCAAAATGACTGAAATGAAATATGAACAACATGATGAAGAGGTTTGTGAGGACGAGTGCCGGCACAGCTCATTGTTTGTAGAAAGAGTAAACGGAATTGTGGACGACTTCTTTGAAAGACAATATTCTTTAGATGCCATATTcagaaaataa